The following is a genomic window from Solanum lycopersicum chromosome 6, SLM_r2.1.
TGAAACTTCTTCCACTTCTCCTGAACGCCCAAGAGGAACTCTTGATATTAAGGCATCCGAAAATTCTTTATCCTTGAGCAACTGTCAATACAGAACCACCAAATTCATCGATCACAGTTTTTAAAGACAAATTTGTACATGCACATACAACATTTAAGTCAGGTGGAGCATTTTTGAACCAAAACTATTAACAGTTTGACATTTTTTGCCTACATTGAATCCATTTTTGCACTGATGCATAAAGACTCGTATATTATCAGAGACAGAATCAACAAGAGGAGAATATTACATGTTTCACGAGGGGTGTGTTTGTGTAACATGGTGCAACCGCATTAACACGAATACCATCTCTTCCCCATTCACAAGCCAGATTTCGTGTAAGCTGAATCATTCCCGCTGCCATCAGATAAtatattgattggtatggtaaAAGACTTAGTCGCACCTAATGTTTAAACTAAAAGCACGAGTAGAGTACCTTTTGTTGCTCCGTAAATAGAAGTACCAGAGACATGGACAAGACCAGCAACAGAGGCAGTGAAAACAATACTTCCAGATCCAGATGATTTAAGAAGAGGATGAGCAAGTTGACTGAAATGGAATGAAGATTCTAAATTTGTAGCCATCATGTGTGCATAATCTTCAGCATTATAATCAATAGAGTGTTTCCAAATGTTTGTTCCAACATTGTTTATCTACATCAACATCACAAGGCAATAGTCAATTtgggaaaaaaaaactatactGAATGAACATCAAGTGTTGGATCTATCAATTTCACATTGGAGCAGCTCTTTCTAACTTCTGCCTAATTATTCAAAGAATCAGAAAATTGTCTGCCCGCCTAGAAGAGCAAACTTCatcttttcattaattttgacGATTGGATCTCTCTTTTTGAATACAACATCTATTGAAAACGTCTAATATCCAAGCAACTTAGGCCAAAAGACTCTACAAATCCACATTGACAAGGGCGGATCCAGTGCTTCGGCTCGactaataattaagaaaatggAATTATGTATGGTACTCACAAGAATGTTAAGTTTTCCATCAAATTCAGAGGAAACTTTTTTCATGAGCTCAACTCTTTGGTCTCTACAAGTAACATCACATGCTGAGCCTTTCACTTGTATGCCTCTCTCTGCCCAATCTTGCATTGGCTCATCAAGCTCTGACTCTGTCTTGCAACATGTG
Proteins encoded in this region:
- the LOC101247232 gene encoding tropinone reductase homolog At5g06060, which translates into the protein MAKVAAFAKSCRWSLDGLAALVTGGTSGIGHAVVEELAGLGAKVYTCCKTESELDEPMQDWAERGIQVKGSACDVTCRDQRVELMKKVSSEFDGKLNILINNVGTNIWKHSIDYNAEDYAHMMATNLESSFHFSQLAHPLLKSSGSGSIVFTASVAGLVHVSGTSIYGATKAGMIQLTRNLACEWGRDGIRVNAVAPCYTNTPLVKHLLKDKEFSDALISRVPLGRSGEVEEVSSLIAYLCLPGASYVTGQIIAVDGGFTVYGFQQPGY